Proteins co-encoded in one Accipiter gentilis chromosome 5, bAccGen1.1, whole genome shotgun sequence genomic window:
- the THUMPD2 gene encoding THUMP domain-containing protein 2 isoform X2, whose translation MAAGRAKMAAGGGRYFCTAGRGLESFLAREVRARLGATEVDSVSGKVFFSTEAEPGELRKLKSGERVFLLLKKHTPIPVSRNKGKVLHEIKSLVIEEPKYWLDIISVWRNLHGCGGQKDNVSQKTSLPLKRKSEEANIATKRQKMEQVRGTMSEECKAEGRERCVVPERKSDQDCWTESKTSLEDPSKSSGEEPIANEQLRFSFRVSCRCSGAVAKILTSQEIGRAVGVALMKQCGWRADLRDADLEIFIHLNDIHSVVGIPLFRLPLANREYIKTAGLRSTIAWAMASLAEISAGAFVLDPMCGLGTILLEAAKEWPEACYWGADISDSQLEGADVNIRTAGLMDKIELLKASVKALPLPSESFDAVISDIPFGKKFKITKDIQLLPDILQEMERLPEFESH comes from the exons atggcggcggggcgggccaagatggcggcgggaggcgggcggtATTTCTGCACGGCGGGCCGCGGGCTGGAGTCCTTCCTCGCGCGGGAGGTGCGGGCGCGGCTCGGCGCCACGGAG GTGGACTCCGTCTCAGGAAAGGTCTTCTTCAGCACAGAGGCGGAGCCGGGCGAGCTGAGGAAACTCAAGTCTGGAGAGCGAGTCTTTTTGCTGCTTAAGAAACACACCCCGATTCCCGTTTCTAGAAATAAAG GGAAAGTGCTGCATGAGATTAAAAGCCTTGTCATTGAGGAGCCAAAGTATTGGCTGGATATTATCTCTGTTTGGAGAAACCTTCATGGGTGTGGGGGACAAAAAGATAATGTCTCTCAAAAAACCTCATTGCCTCTCAAGAGAAAATCAGAAGAGGCAAACATTGCAactaaaaggcagaaaatggAACAAGTAAGAGGGACTATGTCTGAGGAATGTAAGGCAGAAGGCAGAGAGAGGTGTGTGGTACCAGAGAGAAAGAGTGATCAGGACTGCTGGACTGAAAGCAAGACTTCCTTAGAAGACCCTTCCAAAAGCAGTGGGGAGGAACCTATTGCAAATGAGCAGCTTCGCTTCAGTTTCAGAGTTTCTTGTCGTTGTAGTGGAGCAGTTGCCAAAATACTTACTTCACAG GAGATTGGAAGAGCTGTTGGCGTAGCGCTCATGAAGCAGTGTGGGTGGCGGGCTGATCTGCGGGATGCTGATCTGGAG atcTTTATACATCTTAATGACATTCATTCTGTGGTAGGGATTCCTCTTTTCAG aCTTCCATTGGCAAACAGAGAGTATATTAAAACAGCAGGACTGCGGTCAACAATTGCATGGGCCATGGCATCTCTGGCCGAAATCAGT GCAGGTGCCTTTGTGCTGGATCCTATGTGTGGGCTAGGAACGATACTGCTGGAAGCTGCCAAAGAGTGGCCC GAAGCCTGTTACTGGGGTGCTGATATAAGTGATTCACAGTTAGAGGGTGCAGATGTGAATATTAGGACTGCAGGCTTGATGGACAAGATTGAGTTACTTAAAGCTTCTGTGAAAG CATTGCCGTTGCCTTCGGAAAGCTTTGATGCTGTGATTTCAGATATTCCATTTGGGAAGAAGTTCAAGATCACAAAAGACATACAGCTCCTACCAGATATTCTCCAGGAAATGGAGAG